The following proteins are co-located in the Vigna unguiculata cultivar IT97K-499-35 chromosome 9, ASM411807v1, whole genome shotgun sequence genome:
- the LOC114164293 gene encoding putative pentatricopeptide repeat-containing protein At1g19290, which produces MFPLRRKPITLSFPSHRTFHISTFLLRNFPQHSNSKAPSLDLLDRISRLLLLRRPASLNRLRFPLSDPLTDALLRRLRLHPAAALEFFQLAAQDPHYRPHATSFCLLLHILARAKLFSEARSLLHQLLSLHCTNNFRAFAVCRDVVSIYKEFGFSPTVFDMLLNAFAERGMTRHALNVFDEMGRLGRTPSLRSCNCLLARLVRAGEGGPALTVFEQVLKMGIVPDVFMISIVVNAHCREGNVDCAERFVEKMVGMGFEVNVVVYNALVGGYACKGDVGEAERVLHLMSRKGVERNVVTWTLLMKGYCRQGRVDEAEGLLRRMEEDEVIFVDDRVYGLLVDGYCHVGKMDDAVRVRDEMARVGLKVNVFVCNALVNGYCKQGWIRKAEEVFRGMLDWNVRPDCYSYNTLLDGYCREGRMSEALMLCEEMLREGIDPSVVTYNTVLKGLVDVGSYGDALSLWHSMVEGDVVPNEVSCCTLLDCFFKMGDYDGAMKLWKEILSRGFTNSTVAFNTMIGGLCKMGKVVEAKVVFDRMKELGCSPDEITYRTLSDGYCKTGSVIEAFRIKDMMERQTISPSIEMYNSLIYGLFKSRKSSDVADLLVELRTRGLSPDTVTYGTLIYGWCNEGKLDKAFNLYFEMIERGFSPNFFICSKIVSSLYKNDRINEATVILSKMVDFDLLTVHKCSDKSVKNDSISQEAQRIADSLDKIAICNSLPSNIVYNIAIYGLGKSGKIDEARSVLSILLSRGFLPDNFTYGALIHACSAAGDVDGAFKLRNEMLARGLIPNITTYNALISGLCKLGNMERAQRLFHKLPQKGLVPNVVTYNILISGYCRSGDLNEASNLREKMIEEGIS; this is translated from the coding sequence ATGTTCCCTCTCCGCCGCAAACCCATTACCCTTTCCTTCCCCTCACATAGAACATTCCATATCTCTACCTTCCTTCTCCGGAACTTTCCTCAACATTCCAATTCCAAAGCTCCCTCCCTCGACCTCCTCGACCGCATCTCCCGTCTCCTCCTCCTCCGCCGCCCCGCCTCCCTCAACCGCCTCCGCTTCCCCCTCTCAGACCCCCTCACCGATGCCCTCCTACGCCGCCTCCGCCTCCACCCCGCCGCCGCCCTCGAATTCTTCCAACTCGCCGCACAAGACCCCCACTACCGCCCCCACGCCACCTCCTTCTGCCTCCTCCTCCACATTCTCGCCCGCGCCAAACTCTTCTCCGAAGCCCGCTCCCTCCTCCACCAGCTCCTCTCCCTCCACTGCACCAACAACTTCCGCGCCTTCGCCGTCTGCCGCGACGTCGTTTCCATCTACAAGGAATTTGGCTTTTCCCCCACTGTCTTCGACATGCTTCTCAACGCGTTCGCTGAACGCGGCATGACGCGCCACGCACTCAACGTGTTCGACGAAATGGGCAGGCTCGGCAGGACCCCCAGCCTCAGGTCCTGCAATTGCCTCCTCGCTAGGCTGGTGCGTGCCGGTGAAGGAGGCCCGGCGCTGACTGTTTTTGAGCAGGTTTTGAAGATGGGGATTGTGCCTGACGTTTTCATGATTAGTATTGTTGTGAACGCGCATTGTCGGGAAGGGAATGTGGATTGCGCTGAGAGGTTTGTGGAGAAGATGGTGGGGATGGGGTTTGAGGTTAATGTTGTGGTGTACAATGCTTTGGTTGGAGGGTATGCTTGTAAGGGTGATGTGGGAGAAGCTGAGAGGGTGCTGCATTTAATGTCTAGGAAAGGGGTGGAGAGAAATGTGGTCACTTGGACTTTGTTGATGAAAGGTTACTGCAGGCAGGGAAGGGTGGATGAGGCCGAGGGGTTGCTTCGGAGAATGGAGGAGGATGAGGTGATTTTTGTGGATGATCGAGTGTATGGCTTGCTGGTGGATGGGTATTGTCATGTTGGGAAGATGGATGATGCGGTTAGGGTTCGAGATGAGATGGCAAGGGTGGGGTTGAAGGTGAATGTGTTTGTTTGTAATGCGTTGGTTAATGGCTACTGTAAGCAGGGTTGGATAAGAAAGGCCGAAGAGGTGTTTAGGGGGATGTTGGATTGGAATGTAAGACCGGATTGTTATAGCTATAATACGTTGTTGGATGGGTACTGCAGGGAAGGGAGAATGAGTGAGGCTTTGATGCTTTGTGAGGAGATGTTAAGGGAGGGAATTGATCCTTCGGTTGTGACCTATAATACGGTTCTCAAAGGGTTGGTTGATGTGGGGTCTTACGGCGATGCTTTGAGCCTTTGGCATTCGATGGTGGAAGGAGATGTGGTGCCGAATGAAGTCAGCTGCTGTACTCTGCTtgattgttttttcaaaatgggAGATTATGATGGGGCCATGAAGCTTTGGAAAGAGATTTTGAGTCGGGGTTTTACTAATAGCACTGTTGCATTCAATACAATGATCGGTGGGCTGTGTAAGATGGGGAAAGTGGTGGAGGCAAAGGTTGTTTTTGATAGGATGAAGGAACTTGGATGCTCGCCCGATGAAATAACATATAGGACATTGAGTGATGGATATTGTAAAACTGGTAGTGTTATCGAAGCTTTTAGAATCAAAGATATGATGGAAAGACAAACAATTTCCCCTTCCATTGAAATGTACAATTCCCTTATTTATGGACTATTTAAGTCTAGGAAGTCAAGTGATGTTGCTGATCTTCTAGTTGAGTTGCGGACGAGAGGACTATCACCAGATACTGTTACCTATGGTACCCTTATTTACGGTTGGTGCAATGAAGGGAAGCTGGATAAagcttttaatttatattttgagatGATCGAAAGAGGGTTCTCTCCTAATTTTTTCATCTGTAGCAAAATAGTCAGCAGTCTTTATAAGAATGATAGAATCAATGAAGCAACTGTGATCCTAAGCAAGATGGTGGATTTTGATCTTCTTACAGTTCATAAATGTTCTGATAAGTCTGTTAAGAATGATTCCATAAGTCAAGAAGCTCAGAGAATTGCTGATTCTCTTGATAAAATTGCTATATGTAATTCTCTTCCTAGCAATATTGTGTACAACATAGCTATCTATGGTCTTGGCAAATCTGGGAAGATTGATGAAGCAAGAAGTGTTCTGTCAATTTTGTTATCTAGAGGTTTTCTTCCAGATAATTTCACATACGGTGCCTTAATTCATGCCTGTTCAGCTGCTGGTGATGTAGATGGTGCTTTCAAATTAAGGAATGAGATGCTGGCGAGAGGTCTTATTCCAAATATTACTACATATAATGCTTTAATAAGTGGGTTATGCAAATTGGGAAATATGGAACGAGCACAGAGACTTTTCCATAAACTTCCTCAAAAAGGCTTAGTTCCAAATGTCGTTACCTATAATATACTAATCAGTGGTTACTGTAGGAGTGGGGACCTTAATGAAGCCTCTAACTTGAGAGAGAAGATGATTGAAGAAGGAATTTCTTGA